A single genomic interval of Zingiber officinale cultivar Zhangliang chromosome 4A, Zo_v1.1, whole genome shotgun sequence harbors:
- the LOC121972452 gene encoding uncharacterized protein LOC121972452: MRSEIKQLTQRLENSEKHQKMQDSQIAQIAQSVLIAQGTFPGKPDLNLVEHCNRIELRSGRTVGNPQIITQIELDSEKEPTLLMPNQTQNKDGEEGTKKIGQACQTTPQNQMIPFPQKLIASQKDEEFHRFLKKVKEICVEVPLLDALHQMPKFVKFLKGILSNRRQKGDFETIALTDGCSALFMANSPPKLQDPGSFSIPYKISSELIPRAFYDLGASVSLLPYSLCKKLGLQSIKLTTMALQLADHLCRYAMSIVETCQ, translated from the coding sequence ATGAGGAGTGAGATCAAACAACTAACTCAGAGGCTGGAGAACTCAGAAAAAcaccaaaagatgcaagacagccagaTAGCCCAGATAGCTCAGTCCGTCTTAATAGCACAAGGTACATTCCCAGGGAAACCAGATTTAAATCTGGTGGAACATTGCAATCGCATTGAGCTGCGGAGCGGACGTACTGTGGGAAACCCTCAAATCATCACTCAGATAGAGCTTGACTCAGAAAAGGAACCCACTCTCCTAATGCCCAATCAGACTCaaaacaaggatggagaagagggtACTAAAAAGATTGGACAAGCTTGTCAGACTACCCCACAGAATCAGATGATCCCGTTTCCTCAGAAACTTATAGCATcacaaaaggatgaagagtttcacCGGTTTCTGAAAAAGGTTAAAGAGATTTGCGTTGAGGTACCATTGTTAGATGCGCTACACCAGATGCCGAAGTTCgtaaaatttttaaagggaatCTTATCCAATAGAAGGCAAAAAGGTGACTTCGAGACCATAGCATTGACAGACGGCTGCAGTGCTCTTTTTATGGCGAATTCCCCACCAAAACTTCAGGATCCAGGAAGTTTCTCCATACCGTACAAAATTAGCTCTGAACTCATACCGAGAGCCTTCTACGATTTGGGAGCTAGTGTCAGCCTACTCCCGTACTCTCTGTGCAAGAAGTTGGGACTCCAAAGCATTAAACTAACTACTATGGCACTACAGTTGGCTGACCATTTATGTAGATATGCAATGAGTATAGTGGAGACGTGCCAGTAG